A genomic window from Methanobrevibacter sp. TLL-48-HuF1 includes:
- a CDS encoding chitobiase/beta-hexosaminidase C-terminal domain-containing protein has product MLIKKRFIVCIFVLFCFLLGLNLVNAETDDYINNISNFEENMSLDDNYGDFSVSQENNNIQNFNDSNFVLTVDNVSMFCRDGSRINITLKDCNNRPLANQTVIINMNGVNYTRITNNFGKTDIGCGLSVGNYTVTTYFNNISVYSWVHIKSTIIGNDLVKMFRNGTQFYATFLKGNGSYLTNTNVTFNVSGVFYTRKTNDSGVAKLNINLLPGNYILTAYNPYNNEEKAFNLIIKSLIVENHDLIKYCGNSSHFSVKVLNNQGYPAIHENVTFNINGVFYTRCSDDNGYATLKIMLLPGEYIITISFNGDSTSNKIYILPTLITHNLTMNYKDGSKFRAKILDGQGKPLSNKIVSFNVNGVFYNKTTDNYGIARLSISLLVGEYIITTCYDRYQVGNKIVIGSNLNSTYGNYFITPKGGNYNVSRLKVSIFADDLTVIKYSFDNVKWHEKLEKVSFNLNAGVRDVYYSFDGVKVNHECYNIFINKTDTEVPVVWSNYSSGVYSNSFSVKLKAYDDVDNNPVIFYTTNGSNPMINGIKYVGPFSISSTTSLKFFAKDHAGHCSNVSIVNYIFSKVGNLNNCRGFNSIQEAIDDNFTKNGDVIEVNSGEYNENIVINKSLYLRAVSESVIINPIDKEHPVINIFNVNGSIIEGFSIINSGCGIKLYNVSNFAIENNYFNKVLRSIDCNHVNNGLIYNNDVNVEENIFPLSLYRPLGIQLSYSNNMIIKKNYINLDANIDSIHLIMWGINLESVAVNSNIEILDNTIYGYRNKGTGITVRGYNITVSGNNISNFMQGFSCYDLSNSSITNNHLFGNKDGLLLSNVTTSRIYTNNIEYNMEYGVYVDYENNNSFLYLNRIFDNGQFDFYCDEKTSLNINNNWWGTNNPNITSNDKKHRYNIYISPNANFTLDSWIILSVDYKSYFIKNNILDSAKLVINLNFNNKYQDISNLGHIPDNLKVYFSYGNQIVTSFLKDGEATIYVNLSKEYVNNFVTFSGLLDFSSVNINISSCPSVEYLISSTAIDINTNKSVLYSDNFDYISDIMWFSVVWRETSKFHGAIDIIVNGEIVKSINIVNKYYLMYKNNYRNVVFDAISKFNSLLADLELLKLNDSEKLNLTLYSLQTVKSYYYLTEDETEFILKNYFLFMDAIGFDVRYGGDDAPTIHFEDEKEKYNLKFLDNTIHRISFIYYDNLIDENNLDIGYEGLRSFAFVKSKMSDYQLKYWLDYGELLPVGEMKASYGSFLSALLVIYEHDKLADKFANYYNVSWSRISPVAFSMCNDYRYVYITGESDHGMGMKVQGNDANIWNFRFACSFSYSIIEQMVGTFIWNNTKIGTVTLSMIVDFLNNNSWDILVNDKYLIFKNDQKGMFLILDKVTGIVRDAMLSDSLICAMPCYHNNITEDAREYGYNLLNISSLESKYLDSVGNFTNGVIQGINEIKEADNNITDAINSIGFDWEDFIISTAIGCVGSEIISIGAILLFAAVMFSSPELAFLAIAIAGIGEFILAYADGLFDDDVSSVDYAFFVFDSVMAWCLPLVGGDIKLGENIIRYAIKKVDVYYVCKPIFQSVYVTFEKKFIRFGVKDLILKNLYDVPFIEKIKDVAKWDVFPSFVQEIIDDNS; this is encoded by the coding sequence ATGTTGATTAAAAAGAGATTTATTGTATGTATATTTGTGCTTTTTTGTTTCTTATTGGGATTGAATTTAGTTAATGCTGAAACAGATGATTATATAAATAATATTTCAAATTTTGAAGAAAATATGTCTCTTGATGATAATTATGGCGATTTTTCAGTTAGTCAAGAAAATAATAATATTCAAAATTTTAATGATTCTAATTTTGTTTTAACTGTTGATAATGTTTCAATGTTTTGTAGGGATGGTTCTCGCATAAATATCACATTAAAAGATTGTAATAATAGGCCATTAGCTAATCAAACAGTAATTATTAATATGAATGGTGTTAATTATACTAGAATAACTAATAATTTTGGAAAAACTGATATTGGTTGTGGTTTGTCTGTTGGAAATTATACGGTGACTACTTATTTTAATAATATTTCGGTGTATTCGTGGGTTCATATTAAATCAACAATTATTGGTAATGATTTAGTCAAAATGTTTAGAAATGGTACGCAATTTTATGCAACATTTTTAAAAGGTAATGGATCTTATTTAACTAATACCAATGTTACTTTTAATGTTAGTGGTGTTTTTTATACTCGTAAAACTAATGATAGTGGAGTTGCTAAATTAAATATTAATTTGCTACCGGGGAATTATATTTTAACTGCATATAATCCATATAATAATGAAGAAAAGGCGTTTAACTTAATAATTAAATCATTGATTGTTGAAAATCATGATTTAATAAAATATTGTGGAAATTCTTCTCATTTTTCAGTTAAAGTTTTAAATAATCAGGGATATCCTGCTATACATGAAAATGTGACATTTAATATTAATGGTGTGTTTTATACTAGATGTAGTGATGATAATGGTTATGCTACCTTAAAAATCATGTTGTTGCCTGGTGAGTATATAATTACTATTTCATTTAATGGTGATTCTACTTCAAATAAAATTTATATTTTACCGACGTTAATAACTCATAATTTGACAATGAATTATAAAGATGGTAGTAAATTTAGGGCTAAAATTTTAGATGGTCAAGGAAAACCATTATCCAATAAAATTGTTTCTTTTAATGTTAATGGTGTTTTTTATAATAAGACAACTGATAATTATGGAATTGCTAGATTGAGTATCTCATTATTAGTTGGTGAATATATAATTACTACTTGTTATGATAGGTATCAAGTTGGAAATAAGATTGTCATTGGCAGTAATTTAAATAGTACTTATGGAAATTATTTTATAACTCCTAAAGGAGGTAATTATAATGTATCACGTTTGAAAGTTTCGATATTTGCTGATGACCTTACTGTTATTAAATATAGTTTTGATAATGTTAAATGGCATGAAAAATTAGAAAAAGTAAGCTTTAATTTGAATGCTGGAGTAAGGGATGTTTATTATTCTTTTGATGGTGTAAAAGTTAATCATGAATGTTATAATATTTTTATCAATAAAACAGACACTGAAGTACCTGTTGTTTGGTCAAATTATAGTTCGGGGGTTTATTCTAATTCATTTTCAGTTAAATTAAAAGCTTATGATGATGTAGATAATAATCCAGTTATTTTTTATACAACTAATGGTTCTAATCCTATGATTAATGGAATTAAATATGTTGGTCCTTTTTCTATTTCTTCAACTACTTCTTTGAAATTTTTTGCAAAAGATCATGCTGGGCATTGTAGTAATGTATCGATTGTTAATTATATTTTTTCCAAAGTTGGAAATTTAAATAATTGTAGGGGTTTTAATAGTATTCAAGAGGCAATTGATGATAATTTTACAAAAAATGGGGATGTAATTGAAGTAAATTCTGGAGAGTATAATGAGAATATCGTAATTAATAAATCATTATATTTAAGGGCAGTTTCTGAATCAGTTATTATAAATCCTATTGATAAAGAACATCCAGTGATTAATATTTTTAATGTTAATGGAAGTATTATTGAAGGATTTTCAATAATCAATTCTGGATGTGGTATTAAATTGTATAATGTGTCTAATTTTGCAATTGAAAATAATTATTTTAACAAAGTCTTGCGCTCTATTGATTGTAATCATGTTAATAATGGATTAATTTATAACAATGATGTAAATGTGGAAGAAAATATTTTTCCATTATCTCTTTATCGTCCTTTGGGGATACAGTTAAGTTATTCTAATAATATGATTATAAAAAAGAATTATATAAATTTAGATGCTAATATTGATTCCATTCATTTGATAATGTGGGGTATTAATTTGGAATCTGTTGCAGTAAATTCAAATATTGAAATTTTAGATAATACTATCTACGGATATAGAAATAAGGGTACAGGAATTACTGTTAGAGGATATAATATTACAGTTAGTGGAAATAATATTTCTAATTTTATGCAGGGTTTTTCATGCTATGATTTGTCTAACTCTTCAATTACTAATAATCATTTGTTTGGTAATAAAGATGGTTTATTATTATCTAATGTAACTACATCTCGTATTTATACTAATAATATTGAATATAATATGGAATATGGGGTTTATGTTGACTATGAGAACAATAATAGTTTTTTATATTTAAATCGTATATTTGATAATGGTCAATTTGATTTTTATTGTGATGAAAAAACAAGTTTGAATATAAATAATAATTGGTGGGGGACTAATAATCCAAATATAACATCTAATGATAAAAAGCATCGTTATAATATTTATATTTCTCCTAACGCTAATTTTACATTAGATTCATGGATTATTTTAAGTGTTGATTATAAATCTTATTTTATTAAAAATAATATTTTAGATTCTGCAAAACTTGTTATTAATTTAAATTTTAATAATAAATATCAGGATATATCTAATTTAGGCCATATTCCAGACAATCTCAAAGTCTATTTTAGTTATGGAAATCAAATAGTAACCTCTTTTTTAAAAGATGGTGAAGCAACAATTTACGTGAATTTAAGTAAGGAATATGTTAATAATTTTGTAACTTTCAGTGGATTATTAGATTTCAGCTCTGTAAACATTAATATATCTAGTTGTCCTTCTGTGGAGTATCTGATTTCATCTACTGCAATTGATATTAACACTAATAAATCTGTTTTGTATAGTGATAACTTTGATTATATTTCTGATATAATGTGGTTTAGTGTTGTTTGGCGTGAAACATCAAAGTTTCATGGAGCAATTGATATTATAGTGAATGGAGAAATTGTTAAATCAATTAATATTGTCAATAAATATTATTTGATGTATAAAAATAATTATCGTAATGTTGTTTTTGATGCAATTTCAAAATTTAATAGTTTATTAGCTGATTTGGAACTTTTAAAGTTAAATGATTCTGAAAAACTTAATTTGACATTATATTCATTACAAACAGTTAAATCATATTATTATTTGACAGAGGATGAAACTGAATTTATTTTAAAAAATTATTTTTTATTTATGGATGCAATTGGGTTTGATGTGAGATATGGTGGTGATGATGCACCAACAATACACTTTGAAGATGAAAAAGAAAAATATAACTTAAAGTTTTTAGATAATACTATTCATAGGATTAGCTTTATTTATTATGATAATTTAATTGATGAAAATAATTTAGACATTGGTTATGAGGGGTTACGTAGTTTTGCTTTTGTTAAATCAAAAATGTCAGATTATCAATTAAAATATTGGTTAGATTATGGGGAATTATTGCCTGTTGGAGAAATGAAGGCATCATATGGATCATTTTTATCAGCTTTACTTGTAATTTATGAGCATGATAAGTTGGCGGATAAATTTGCTAATTATTATAATGTAAGTTGGAGTAGAATTTCTCCAGTAGCTTTCTCTATGTGTAATGATTATAGGTATGTATATATTACTGGTGAATCTGATCATGGTATGGGTATGAAAGTTCAAGGAAATGATGCTAATATTTGGAATTTCCGGTTTGCATGTTCTTTTAGCTACAGTATTATTGAACAGATGGTTGGAACTTTCATATGGAATAATACTAAAATTGGAACAGTTACATTATCTATGATTGTTGATTTTTTAAATAACAATTCATGGGATATTTTAGTTAATGACAAATATTTGATTTTTAAAAATGATCAAAAAGGAATGTTTTTAATTTTAGATAAAGTTACAGGTATTGTTCGAGATGCTATGCTTTCGGATAGTTTGATTTGTGCTATGCCTTGTTATCATAATAATATAACTGAGGATGCAAGAGAATATGGTTATAATTTATTAAATATAAGTTCTTTGGAAAGTAAATATTTAGATTCTGTGGGTAATTTTACTAATGGGGTTATACAAGGGATAAATGAGATTAAAGAAGCAGATAATAATATTACTGATGCAATTAATAGTATTGGTTTTGATTGGGAAGATTTCATTATATCCACAGCAATAGGATGTGTAGGTAGTGAAATAATTTCCATAGGTGCGATATTGCTTTTTGCAGCTGTAATGTTTAGTTCTCCTGAATTGGCATTTTTAGCTATAGCTATAGCGGGTATTGGTGAATTTATATTGGCTTATGCAGATGGTTTATTTGATGATGATGTGTCATCTGTTGATTACGCTTTTTTTGTATTTGATTCAGTTATGGCTTGGTGTTTACCTTTGGTTGGGGGAGATATTAAATTAGGCGAAAATATTATTAGATATGCTATTAAAAAAGTGGATGTTTATTATGTGTGTAAACCTATTTTTCAAAGTGTTTATGTAACCTTTGAAAAGAAATTTATTCGATTTGGAGTTAAAGATTTAATTTTGAAAAATTTATATGATGTGCCGTTCATAGAAAAAATTAAAGATGTTGCTAAATGGGATGTTTTCCCAAGTTTTGTGCAGGAAATTATTGATGATAATTCATAA
- a CDS encoding polyferredoxin, which yields MEIVIGDSKCINCMKCLNEICIADAINFKDEKIQINQNKCRGYGLSVNTCKQNAITLKYDDKSTDSIVNRLYNLVEL from the coding sequence GTGGAAATAGTTATCGGCGATTCAAAATGTATAAACTGCATGAAATGCTTAAATGAGATATGTATAGCTGATGCCATTAATTTTAAAGATGAAAAAATTCAAATTAACCAAAATAAATGTAGAGGCTACGGACTCAGTGTTAATACTTGTAAACAAAATGCTATTACTTTAAAATACGATGATAAATCAACTGATTCCATAGTTAACAGATTATATAATTTAGTTGAACTTTAA
- the glyS gene encoding glycine--tRNA ligase: MNHDKMTNISAKRGFLWPSFEIYSGVSGFTDYGPLGASLKNNIMQKWRKQYVSGEGFYEIEGPTVMPKEVLKASGHVDNFTDPMTKCEECGEVFRADHIIEEVIGEDVESLENEELDQIVIDNSIKCPECGGKLSNIWNYNLMFKTMIGAKGDKVGYMRPETAQGIFILFKRLERFFRGKLPFGVVQLGKAYRNEISPRQGVIRLREFTQAEAEIFLNPKDKTTPKFSQIADEVLCLNSQDVQINNSEPLEITAREALDKGIVANEMLIYQLYLARKFLNEIGIPNDVLRFRQHLPGEMAHYALDCWDVEVKTDKYGWVEIIGIADRGDYDLTSHSKYSNDDLNVFIEYDEPKTVKKTVVKPNLSKFGPIFKGDSPKVKQAIEEADVDEIKQAIENDGKYVVSLDKDYELTPDLLLFEDVEEEISGEKIVPHVIEPSFGIDRILYSVLLHSFKETENKDYFKFAPSVAPVQVGIYPLVNKEGPREIAIEITDKLRNAGFKVEYDVSGTIGKRYARADEIGIPLAITVDFDSLEDNKVTIRNRDSEAQERIAIDEIKDYLEEYYK; encoded by the coding sequence ATGAATCATGACAAAATGACAAATATCAGTGCAAAAAGAGGATTTTTATGGCCATCTTTTGAAATATATTCCGGAGTTTCAGGATTTACAGATTATGGACCTCTTGGAGCTAGTTTAAAAAATAATATAATGCAAAAATGGAGAAAACAGTATGTTTCCGGAGAAGGGTTTTATGAAATAGAAGGTCCTACTGTAATGCCTAAAGAAGTTTTAAAAGCATCAGGACATGTTGATAACTTTACAGATCCAATGACCAAATGTGAAGAATGCGGAGAAGTATTTAGAGCAGACCACATTATTGAAGAAGTTATTGGTGAAGATGTAGAAAGTCTGGAAAATGAAGAGCTCGACCAAATCGTTATTGACAACAGCATCAAATGTCCGGAATGTGGCGGAAAGCTTTCCAATATCTGGAATTACAATTTAATGTTTAAAACCATGATTGGAGCTAAAGGTGATAAAGTAGGTTATATGAGACCAGAAACAGCTCAGGGAATTTTTATATTATTCAAACGTCTTGAAAGATTCTTTAGAGGTAAACTTCCGTTTGGAGTTGTTCAACTTGGAAAAGCATACAGAAACGAAATTTCACCTAGACAGGGAGTTATTCGTCTAAGGGAATTCACACAAGCAGAAGCTGAAATATTTTTAAATCCTAAAGACAAAACCACTCCTAAATTCAGTCAGATAGCTGATGAAGTTTTATGCTTAAATTCCCAGGATGTTCAAATAAATAACAGTGAACCTTTAGAAATCACTGCCCGTGAAGCGCTTGACAAAGGAATTGTAGCTAATGAAATGTTAATTTATCAATTATATTTAGCTAGAAAATTCTTAAATGAAATTGGTATTCCCAATGATGTTTTAAGATTCAGACAACACTTACCTGGAGAAATGGCTCATTATGCTCTTGACTGCTGGGATGTTGAAGTTAAAACTGACAAATATGGCTGGGTTGAAATAATCGGAATAGCTGATAGGGGAGATTACGACTTAACATCACACAGCAAATACAGTAATGATGATTTAAATGTATTTATTGAATATGATGAACCTAAAACAGTGAAAAAAACCGTTGTAAAACCTAATTTATCCAAATTCGGACCAATATTTAAAGGAGATTCCCCTAAAGTAAAACAGGCTATTGAAGAAGCTGATGTAGATGAAATTAAACAGGCTATTGAAAATGATGGAAAATATGTAGTTAGTCTGGATAAAGATTATGAGTTAACTCCTGATTTGCTGCTTTTTGAAGATGTTGAAGAGGAAATTTCCGGTGAAAAAATAGTTCCTCATGTTATTGAACCTTCATTTGGTATTGACCGTATTCTTTACTCTGTTTTATTACATTCATTTAAAGAAACAGAAAACAAAGATTACTTTAAATTTGCACCTTCTGTTGCACCTGTTCAAGTGGGAATTTATCCTCTTGTAAACAAAGAAGGCCCTCGTGAAATAGCTATTGAAATAACTGATAAATTAAGAAATGCTGGATTTAAAGTTGAATATGATGTAAGTGGAACAATCGGTAAAAGATATGCTAGAGCAGATGAAATTGGTATTCCTCTTGCAATAACTGTTGATTTTGATAGTTTGGAAGACAATAAAGTAACTATAAGAAACAGAGATAGTGAAGCTCAAGAAAGAATAGCTATTGATGAAATAAAAGATTATCTGGAAGAATATTATAAATGA
- a CDS encoding TrmJ/YjtD family RNA methyltransferase yields MIKIGDTAVSEEKIVETNLNSPEVKEKTKTEKKSTSLKKSKSKKQSRGIKIAKGPEEDAEKELSNFKNNIYIVFVECETPGNIGFLARTMANFGLKNLVLINPPTLTPEAFYQATHGKYIVDNAKIYNTLDEFYQSQRIDFKVASTGVAGGSYNLSRIPVRPENLGKNINTNNKTAILFGREGNGLTNEEIDECDICVSIPTDPTYPILNISHAAAIIFYELFKNMHEYPVEGLEESTAIEKEYVLKDMYDLIDSLDIPEHKKKNGLKSFKNIINRAYITGREAHTLKGILRRLKMKIGKQ; encoded by the coding sequence TTGATTAAAATAGGAGATACAGCTGTAAGTGAAGAAAAAATAGTTGAAACTAATTTAAATTCACCGGAAGTTAAAGAAAAAACCAAAACTGAAAAAAAATCAACCTCTTTGAAAAAATCAAAATCTAAAAAACAGTCAAGAGGAATAAAAATAGCCAAAGGTCCTGAAGAGGACGCTGAAAAGGAATTAAGCAATTTCAAAAATAATATTTATATTGTTTTTGTAGAATGTGAAACCCCCGGAAATATCGGTTTTCTTGCAAGAACTATGGCAAATTTCGGACTGAAGAATTTGGTTCTTATCAATCCGCCTACTTTAACCCCAGAAGCATTTTATCAGGCAACACATGGAAAATACATTGTGGATAATGCTAAAATATACAATACTCTTGATGAATTCTATCAAAGCCAAAGAATAGACTTTAAAGTAGCTTCAACTGGTGTAGCTGGCGGAAGTTACAATCTCTCAAGAATACCAGTAAGACCTGAAAATCTTGGAAAAAACATCAATACAAATAATAAAACAGCTATTCTATTTGGAAGGGAAGGAAACGGACTTACAAATGAAGAAATTGACGAATGTGACATTTGTGTTTCAATTCCAACAGACCCTACATACCCTATTTTAAACATATCTCATGCAGCAGCTATTATTTTCTATGAATTATTTAAAAATATGCATGAATACCCTGTTGAAGGTCTAGAAGAAAGTACAGCTATTGAAAAAGAATATGTATTGAAAGACATGTATGATTTAATTGACAGCTTAGATATTCCAGAACACAAAAAGAAAAATGGGCTTAAATCATTTAAAAACATTATTAATAGAGCATATATTACAGGCCGAGAAGCTCACACCTTAAAAGGAATTTTAAGACGTTTAAAAATGAAAATAGGTAAACAATAA
- a CDS encoding uracil-xanthine permease family protein, which produces MSENSNMLLGVKDKPPVVNWILLAIQHVCAMFGATILVPIVVNTTVGSDVLSIPVALVTSGIGTLIYIACTRGRSPVYLGSSFAFIAPMVAGYAIAGKASVFTAIVFVGLMYVIISTIIRIVGKKWIDKVLPPVVVGPMIMIIGLSLAPTAIEEIGINAASVPMTNLIIAFVAFLSTAILAVRGKGLLRVIPFLIGIIIGYITAAILGVVDFSGVASAHIIEMPAFYIPFIDYNLNFGAMLTIVPIALVTMVEHVGDHKVLSEIIGRDLLQDPGLDRTLLGDGIATTVAALLGGPANTTYGENTSVVGMTRVASVYVIGLAAIIAIIFAFSGHLTALLTAIPSPVLGGISILLYGFISVNGLKILIHNHVDFTNTKNVVVAATMLVLGLGGATLSITYGDLSLAISGMSLAAIIGIILNLCIPEEKHE; this is translated from the coding sequence ATGAGTGAAAATAGTAATATGCTATTAGGCGTTAAAGACAAGCCTCCCGTAGTAAACTGGATTTTACTTGCTATTCAACACGTATGTGCTATGTTTGGAGCTACAATTTTAGTACCAATCGTTGTAAATACCACCGTTGGATCAGATGTCTTGTCAATACCTGTAGCTCTCGTCACCTCTGGTATAGGTACCCTTATTTACATTGCATGTACTAGAGGAAGAAGTCCTGTTTACCTAGGAAGTTCATTTGCATTTATTGCACCTATGGTAGCAGGATATGCAATAGCTGGAAAAGCCAGTGTTTTTACAGCTATCGTTTTTGTAGGATTAATGTATGTAATAATATCAACTATAATCAGAATAGTTGGTAAAAAATGGATAGATAAAGTATTGCCACCAGTTGTTGTTGGACCTATGATTATGATTATTGGTTTATCACTTGCACCAACGGCAATTGAAGAAATAGGTATAAATGCCGCCAGCGTTCCAATGACCAACCTAATTATTGCATTTGTCGCATTTTTAAGTACTGCAATATTGGCTGTAAGAGGAAAAGGATTATTAAGAGTTATTCCATTTTTAATTGGAATTATAATTGGTTACATTACAGCAGCAATTCTTGGAGTAGTTGACTTTTCAGGAGTTGCAAGTGCACATATTATTGAAATGCCTGCATTCTACATACCATTTATTGATTATAATCTTAATTTTGGAGCTATGCTTACAATTGTTCCAATTGCTCTTGTAACTATGGTGGAACATGTTGGAGACCACAAAGTATTAAGTGAAATTATTGGAAGAGACCTCCTTCAAGATCCAGGTCTTGACAGAACTCTCTTAGGTGATGGTATAGCTACTACTGTTGCAGCACTTCTTGGTGGGCCTGCAAACACAACCTACGGAGAAAATACTTCTGTTGTAGGTATGACTAGAGTTGCTTCTGTTTATGTAATTGGACTTGCAGCTATTATAGCTATTATCTTTGCATTTTCAGGACATTTAACTGCACTGTTAACTGCAATTCCATCCCCTGTTCTTGGTGGTATTTCTATTCTTCTTTACGGATTCATTAGTGTAAACGGTCTTAAAATTTTAATCCACAACCATGTTGATTTTACAAACACTAAAAATGTAGTTGTTGCAGCTACAATGTTAGTTTTAGGATTAGGTGGAGCTACATTATCTATTACATACGGAGATTTATCCTTAGCTATTTCTGGTATGTCTTTAGCAGCAATCATTGGAATCATCCTTAACTTATGTATTCCGGAGGAAAAACATGAATGA
- the upp gene encoding uracil phosphoribosyltransferase translates to MNEIVLNHPLITHKLGILRDIHTGTKEFRELITEISTLLCYEATKDAKLEKTTIETPLEKMETGKLNEDNYAIVPILRAGMGMLDGIINVIPNAKVGHIGLYRDEETFQPIEYYFKMPENIEGREVLIIDPMLATGGSASATISRLKEEGVQKIKLLCVVAAPEGINLIEKDHPDVQIYCATVDRTLNETAYILPGLGDAGDRVYGTK, encoded by the coding sequence ATGAATGAAATAGTTCTTAACCATCCATTAATAACCCATAAATTAGGTATTTTAAGAGATATACATACCGGAACTAAAGAATTTCGTGAATTAATTACAGAAATTTCCACACTTCTTTGTTATGAAGCAACTAAAGATGCGAAATTGGAAAAAACAACAATTGAAACCCCACTTGAAAAAATGGAAACTGGCAAATTAAACGAAGATAATTATGCCATTGTACCAATTTTAAGAGCAGGAATGGGTATGCTTGACGGAATTATAAATGTAATTCCAAATGCAAAAGTAGGTCATATTGGTCTTTACAGAGATGAAGAAACATTTCAACCTATTGAATACTACTTTAAAATGCCTGAAAATATTGAAGGCAGAGAAGTATTAATTATTGACCCAATGCTTGCAACAGGTGGAAGTGCATCTGCAACTATTTCAAGACTTAAAGAAGAGGGAGTTCAAAAAATCAAACTTTTATGTGTTGTTGCAGCTCCTGAAGGAATCAATTTAATTGAAAAAGACCATCCGGATGTTCAAATTTACTGTGCAACAGTTGATAGAACTTTAAATGAAACCGCATACATATTACCAGGTCTTGGAGATGCTGGTGACAGAGTATACGGTACAAAATAA
- the dcd gene encoding dCTP deaminase, with protein sequence MAILSDKTIKEYLEEGKIVIDPLKDEQQIQPSSVDMRLGDEFKVFKVIRKPYIDPKDEEDIAEYMESSTVPEDEAFIIHPNEFALATTQEYVKVPDDLVARVEGRSSMGRLGVTMHVTAGYVDPGFEGRITLEISNIGAMPVALYPGQRVCQLVFETMTTPAELPYGHPKRNSKYMNQLKPESSRVKLDYELKK encoded by the coding sequence ATGGCTATTTTAAGTGATAAAACCATAAAAGAATATCTTGAAGAAGGCAAAATTGTAATTGATCCTTTGAAGGATGAACAGCAAATCCAACCTTCATCAGTAGATATGAGATTAGGAGACGAGTTTAAAGTCTTTAAGGTAATTAGAAAACCTTATATTGACCCAAAAGATGAAGAAGATATTGCAGAATACATGGAATCAAGTACCGTTCCTGAAGATGAAGCATTTATAATCCACCCAAATGAATTTGCACTAGCTACAACACAGGAATATGTTAAAGTGCCTGATGACTTAGTAGCTAGAGTTGAAGGCCGTTCAAGTATGGGAAGACTTGGTGTTACAATGCACGTTACCGCAGGATATGTTGATCCTGGTTTTGAAGGTAGAATAACCTTGGAAATATCCAATATCGGAGCAATGCCTGTTGCACTTTATCCCGGTCAAAGAGTATGCCAATTAGTATTTGAAACTATGACTACTCCTGCCGAGTTACCTTATGGTCATCCGAAAAGAAATAGCAAATATATGAATCAATTGAAACCTGAATCTAGCAGAGTTAAACTAGATTATGAATTAAAAAAATAA